CGGGAATTCGTGGAGAACGGCGGTTTCCTCTTTGCCATGTGCGCCGCCACAGACACCTACGACATCGCGATGGCCGCGTATGGAACGGACATTGTTGACGGCCTCATCGACGGCGACGGGATCGACCCCCAATACAAGAGCAAGCTGGATTTCAGCCGCTGCTTCGCCTTTGAGGATTTCAGCCTGAAGACCAATCCCTTCGAATATGAATTTTCCGATATCGACGCCAGCGACTACTCCCGGCTGCGCGGGGCCGAGGCGGACTATTTCCAGCTCTTCGATTTTTCCGCCAAATACGATCCCGTGCCCACCATGCTCACCCAGTGCCACGTGAACGTGATCGACGGCTTTCTGGGGCAGACCACCTCGTTTTTCAAGGACAAGGTGAAAAAGAGCGTGATCATCCTGGCCGAGGTGCCGGGCCAGAATGAGGTGAAATACATCCACGGCAACATCGGCAAAGGCACTTTCACCTTCTACGGCGGACACGATCCCGAGGATTACCAGCACAAAGTGGGCGATCCCGAAACCATCCTGGACCTCCATAAGAACTCGCCCGGATACCGGCTGATCCTGAACAACATCCTCTTTCCGGCCGCCGAGAAGAAGGAATTGAAAACCTGAGGAAGGGCAGTGAAAAGATTCTATCCGAACATCCGCAAAACCCAGCTCAAGGTTGGCCTCTTCACCGTGGTGATCCTGGCCGCGCTGGTGATCAGCTACCTGTGGCTGAGCAGCCGCATCTCCACCCGCGCCCAGACCGACCTGCGCCTCAGCTTCGGCGAGGTGATGGGCCTGGAGGTGGGCGACCAGGTGACCTTCCGGGGCATGGAAGTGGGCCGGGTGAAAAAGATCGAGGCCCGGGACCGGGACATCCTGGTGACGGCGCGGATCAACAGCGACATCAGCCTGAAAGAGGGCTCCCGCTTCATCATCGCGGACAGCGGCCTGATGGGCGGCACCCTGCTGAACATCTCTCCCGGCGAAGGCCCGGGACTTTTGAACACCAAACAGGTCCTCGCCGGGGATTCACCTTTGGGGATCATGAGCGTGATCGGCCAGGCCACTCTGGCGCTCGATGAGATCAAAACTGTTTTCGCCAGCCTGCGCGGGGAAGACGGCCTGATCGGCAAATCCACCGCCGTTTTGGATAACGCCCAGGCGGCCACCGCAGCGGTGGACCAACTGGCCCTGGGCGCCCGGAACGACCTGGAAGCAACCCTGGACCAGATCGAAAGGCTCACCGGCGAAGTGAGGTCCGTGGTCCAGGCCAGTTCCGCCGATCTGGAAAGCACGCTCGGCCAGGCCCCGGAGGCCATGGCCCGGGCAAGCGCCGCCCTGGACAGCCTGAAGGTCCTTTCCGCAAAGCTGGACGCCACCATGCGCGCTTTGAACAGTGGCCAGGGCACGGCCGGGAAGCTGCTGCGCGATGACGAGCTCTACCGCCAGCTGCAGGGCTCCGTGGCCAGCCTGGATTCGCTGGTCGCGGACGTGCGCGCCAACCCCAAAAAATACCTGAAATTCAGCATTTTCTAAGGATACCGATGAAGCCAATACACATCCTTCTGCTCCTGCTGCTGCTGGCGGCCGGGGCCTGTCCCGCCTATTACTTCGGCCAAAACAAGGTCAACTTGGTCCCCGAGGAATGGTCCACCCTGCAAACCCTGCACTTCGACATCTACTACCCCCGGGGCGAAGACGAATTCGGCCGGGTGGTGGCGCTGATGGCGGAGGAAACCTACTACACGCTGAAAGACCAGCTCACCTTTCCCATCGGCTCGCGCATCCCGGTGATGTTCTACAGCAGCAAGACCTCCTTCCAGAGCACGAACATCATCTATCCCCTGCTCACGGAAGGGGTGGGCGGCTTCACCGAAAGCCTGCGCAACCGCGTGGCCATACCCTTCGACGGCAGCTACGCGGACCTGGAGAAACTGCTGGCCCACGAGCTCACCCACGCCTACACCAATGCCTTGGAAGACGGGGTCACGAACGCCCTCAGCTCCATGCGGCCCACCTCTTTTCCCTTCTGGTTTTCGGAAGGTTTGCCAGAATACCTCTCCATCGGCGGTGAGAGCGACTACAACAACATGTTCATCCTGGACATGGTGGTGAACGACAACCTGCCTCCGCTGGAAAACCTGGGCGGATACTACGCCTACCGGCTGGGGGAAAGCTTTCTGGCCTATCTAGCCAAGAGCTACGGCAAGGACAAGGTCACGG
This sequence is a window from Candidatus Cloacimonadota bacterium. Protein-coding genes within it:
- a CDS encoding asparagine synthetase B, translating into MKRYMLLLVVALCSLLGAEILVPMDRSQSDHLKAYGVAFEALKEQYVVKWLLNYRGGSFLLPESEGLAALCNIRGVRFELVSSANVAAIMAEIQEANMEAVVLEKEPKIAIYIPPNALPWDDAVTLALEYAEIEYDRFWDDEVLEGKLVDYDWLHLHHEDFTGQFGKFYGSYRHTPWYQNDVQVNGAMAARHGYAKVWQLKHAVAQKIREFVENGGFLFAMCAATDTYDIAMAAYGTDIVDGLIDGDGIDPQYKSKLDFSRCFAFEDFSLKTNPFEYEFSDIDASDYSRLRGAEADYFQLFDFSAKYDPVPTMLTQCHVNVIDGFLGQTTSFFKDKVKKSVIILAEVPGQNEVKYIHGNIGKGTFTFYGGHDPEDYQHKVGDPETILDLHKNSPGYRLILNNILFPAAEKKELKT
- a CDS encoding MlaD family protein: MKRFYPNIRKTQLKVGLFTVVILAALVISYLWLSSRISTRAQTDLRLSFGEVMGLEVGDQVTFRGMEVGRVKKIEARDRDILVTARINSDISLKEGSRFIIADSGLMGGTLLNISPGEGPGLLNTKQVLAGDSPLGIMSVIGQATLALDEIKTVFASLRGEDGLIGKSTAVLDNAQAATAAVDQLALGARNDLEATLDQIERLTGEVRSVVQASSADLESTLGQAPEAMARASAALDSLKVLSAKLDATMRALNSGQGTAGKLLRDDELYRQLQGSVASLDSLVADVRANPKKYLKFSIF